The DNA sequence AATGAAAGACGTAGAAGCTAAGTATCAAGTGAGTATCAAGGTACCATTGAGAAGTAGCTCGTTGTTCATTCCTGGCGATGGATTGTATTTTGCGATGACAATTCAAGCTTGGTGGCAATTGTACGCAGATGAAATCTCAAAACCATTCCGAGAAACCAACTACACCCCCGAGATATTCTATATTGCGCCACTGCCGTTTAACCCATTCGACGGAAACATGGCGTTTGCCGTGCATTTAGAACATCAATCAAACGGCCAATCACAAGAGCTTTCTAGAAGCTGGAACCGCCTGTTATTTTCGGTGATTTACGAAAAGAATGATTACGCCTTTGCATTCAAACCTTGGTATCGCTTTGAAGAAGAACCAAAAGAGTACCCTCTAGATCCCAAGGGAGATGACAACCCAGATATTGATGATTACTTGGGCCATTATGAAATTTTGGCAGCCTATGCGTTTAACGACCAGCACAAGTTATCAGCACTGATCCGCCAGAACTTTGCTACAGGTAAAGGCGCATTGGAACTAAACTACACCTTCCCTTTTCCGGGCTCGTCACGATTAGTCGGATTTGCTCAATATTTTACTGGCTATGGTGAGAGCTTAATTGACTACAATCACAAACAACAAAAGTTTGGATTGGGTATCGCGGTGAATGATATTTTTTAGCGTTATAAGCTTTATTGTTGCTCTGTCCGATTTGACAAATATACGTCCCAATCGGGCAGTTCTAGTGCGTCAGCTTCTTGTTCGTAACGAATAGACTTTAAAAAAGCTAAGAGTACCGACAACAAGCCAACCAAAAGGTAAATATTCCAATAATCTAGTGCCTTAAAACCCACAACCATCGAAATTGCCGCATAAGCCGTGGTCAACAAACTCAAATAATAAAAACTTAAAATACCAAAAACTCGATTACGAGCCGCAAACAACGGCGGGATTTCTTCTACATGTAACGCCCACAAAATCCGATAGAGCAACGGAGCGGCGATGTCCTTTGAGATCCCCAAGTATTCCATTTCTTGAGTGTAATGTTTGGCTTTCTGTGCAAAGTTCATATTCGTAAGCTATTGTTTTTATTATTAACGATTTTAGGTAACCGGATAAGGCGCTCAAAAAAAAGACGCGCAATCATACGCCATTTGCTGCACAGAAAAAAGACGCAATTTGCAATTAATTTATTAAATTCAGCGACTTGTACCTAATACTAAGTAATTGGTACACC is a window from the Psychrosphaera ytuae genome containing:
- a CDS encoding phospholipase A, with translation MSYFNVKYLATLLFLSLSLIPTAHALEDDLDQPLEEIKTPEQLALEQKIKSCVATLKETGFVTGEDKLIYRYCETRILSRGIVPGRLAKRILNERTTELNPFVITPHKQSYILPITITDSFNRDVYMFEPERAEQMKDVEAKYQVSIKVPLRSSSLFIPGDGLYFAMTIQAWWQLYADEISKPFRETNYTPEIFYIAPLPFNPFDGNMAFAVHLEHQSNGQSQELSRSWNRLLFSVIYEKNDYAFAFKPWYRFEEEPKEYPLDPKGDDNPDIDDYLGHYEILAAYAFNDQHKLSALIRQNFATGKGALELNYTFPFPGSSRLVGFAQYFTGYGESLIDYNHKQQKFGLGIAVNDIF
- a CDS encoding DUF6404 family protein; translated protein: MNFAQKAKHYTQEMEYLGISKDIAAPLLYRILWALHVEEIPPLFAARNRVFGILSFYYLSLLTTAYAAISMVVGFKALDYWNIYLLVGLLSVLLAFLKSIRYEQEADALELPDWDVYLSNRTEQQ